The nucleotide sequence AAGTTGAAGAGGCTGAGATTCCATTGGTAAAGCAGTTGTTTCGGGAGAATCTCTGGCTTTTAGATCGCCTCTTTTTCACCAGCACCTTCACCTCCATCATGAAAGAGAGGGAGGGTGGCGGGGGGACCTCCTTTCTAGCCATGATGGATGGCCAGGTGGCCGGGACTGTCTCTGTCAGGGTGGTTCGGATACAGGGGGAGCAGCACGGCCTGATCGACTCCCTGGTGACGGCAAAGGGGGTGCAGGGGCGGGGTATCGCCAGGAAGCTGCTGGATGCGGCCATCTCCTGGCTGGAAGAAGGAGGGTGCCGGCATATCTATGCGATGGTGGATCGGTATAATTCCAGATCCTGGAATATGTTTGTTCATCACGGGTTCTCGCCCTTTGACATTCCTGCCCAGCTGAGGCGGTTTGGAACCGGTTTCCTCAGGGTCTGGACAACGGACAGCCACTTCCTCGGTATCGGGATGTACTTTCTCAGGAAGGAGCAGCCGGGGGAGGGTATCGGGGAGAGTAGTTCGCTGTATAACCATTCCGTCGGTTTTGCCGGATTTCTCATTCCCTGGCTTCTCTTTGCCCTCTGGGGTGGTTTTGCCGTGGCTGTATTCCCCTACCTGGCTCTGCTGGCACTCATCAGTTTTATCGGGCATGAGTACAGCCATGCACTCATCGCCCGGTTCTTCGGGCTGAAGACGTACTTCCGGGAGAATATGCCGGGCAGCATCTTTTACCTCGGGATCTCCCTGCTCAGGGGCATCTATCCCTTCTCTGGCTCCACCTATATCCGTCAGACGGACTGGTCATATGCAAGCCCGGAGAATGCACGTGTCAACGGGCTGATCTACTTCATTGGCCCCGTTGCCAGCAGTATGCTTGCTGTTGTCTTCCATCATCTGGCCGGGATCACCGAGGGGTACTGGCAGGCTGCCTTCTCGTTTGGTGTATTGTTCAATGTGGCCATCGCCGTTGTGAATCTGCTGCCACTGCGTGTGGCCGGCGGGTTCCCCTTCGATGGGACAAAAATCTACGGCTGGAATACGGGGGCCTGGGCGCTGGCGGTCGCTATTGTGGGGGTGTCGGTCTATTTGGTCTATTTTGTCTGAGGGGGGGGACAGCCTGTTCGTCTCCGGTTGCCTCGAAGAATGAGGCCACGTGCCGGAGGGGATGAGGAGGAGGTGGCCGGGGCTGACCGGGTAGAGGTCGAACCGGGCGAACGTATGATCCCATTTGAGCATGTGTACAATCTCTGGGAGAATGGCCGGCATCCGTTAGTATTATACGGTTTCTATACAATTCTTATCCACGAGGAAGATGTATGTCTGACATAACTATCACCATCCCCCGGGAGATTGTTTCTGCACTTCGCCTTCCCCCGGATGGAGTAGAGTCTGCCCTCCACCAGGAACTTGCCCTTGCTCTCTATATGAGAGGGATACTCTCCTCAGGAAAGGCTGCTTCACTTGCTGGTCTGAAACGCTGGCAATGGGAAGAACTTCTCGGGGTACGCAAGATTCCACGTCATTATACAGAAGAAGATCTCCACGTGGATATCGCTTATGGTTCGAGCGATGAGTAATTCACCAACACATAATACTGCTTTTGAACGTGTCAGCCGTCTTAACCCGTCGCGGACGGGTGTCATCCAGATCTTCAGTAACTTTTTTTACAGTATAAAAGAATGAATAGTGAACGGCTCTGGAAGAAGTACTCTGTATCTATTGGGAAATGCGATTATCATGATCCTGGAATATATTGAAAAAGCCCTGTCACATGCACGATATGAAATAATCGAGGATGATGAACCCTATTACGGGGAAGTACCAGAACTGGCTGGAGTGTATGCGACAGGAAAGACCCTTGAAGAGTGCCGGGAAAACCTCAAGGAAGTAATAGATGGATGGATCATTGTCCGTCTCCGTCGTGGCCTCTTGATTCCACCGATTGATAATTGTACTATCGAAGAACTGACCCGGTTGGATCAGAGTGTCAGGGCATAAAATACACCCGGTCTCATGGGCAGAACTCGTTAGGACGCTCAGAAAAATGGACTTTGATGGTCCGTTCCAGGGCGGAAACATCCATACATGATTCGTGGTGATCTGGTTCTTACTCTTCCAAACCCCGACCGGAAAGAAATTGGAGTGGATCTTC is from Methanocalculus alkaliphilus and encodes:
- a CDS encoding GNAT family N-acetyltransferase, whose translation is MGEALLIREVEEAEIPLVKQLFRENLWLLDRLFFTSTFTSIMKEREGGGGTSFLAMMDGQVAGTVSVRVVRIQGEQHGLIDSLVTAKGVQGRGIARKLLDAAISWLEEGGCRHIYAMVDRYNSRSWNMFVHHGFSPFDIPAQLRRFGTGFLRVWTTDSHFLGIGMYFLRKEQPGEGIGESSSLYNHSVGFAGFLIPWLLFALWGGFAVAVFPYLALLALISFIGHEYSHALIARFFGLKTYFRENMPGSIFYLGISLLRGIYPFSGSTYIRQTDWSYASPENARVNGLIYFIGPVASSMLAVVFHHLAGITEGYWQAAFSFGVLFNVAIAVVNLLPLRVAGGFPFDGTKIYGWNTGAWALAVAIVGVSVYLVYFV
- a CDS encoding UPF0175 family protein, whose amino-acid sequence is MSDITITIPREIVSALRLPPDGVESALHQELALALYMRGILSSGKAASLAGLKRWQWEELLGVRKIPRHYTEEDLHVDIAYGSSDE
- a CDS encoding type II toxin-antitoxin system HicB family antitoxin translates to MILEYIEKALSHARYEIIEDDEPYYGEVPELAGVYATGKTLEECRENLKEVIDGWIIVRLRRGLLIPPIDNCTIEELTRLDQSVRA